The following nucleotide sequence is from Pectinophora gossypiella chromosome 17, ilPecGoss1.1, whole genome shotgun sequence.
caagttgctttttcatacaaattccatagtaatttcgtgttttgacatttagtaaaaagtaaccgatttgactagttggaaactaccctatttttttATCACGCCAATGGCAATGACTAAACAGGATTTTGACACTTTTCTACTATTAATACCTTAACCGCTTTCAATCCTTGCTGCTCTGAGAGTAAAAAAACTTACCTGCGCAAGCGGATGCAAATGCCTCTCAGGAAACTCGCGTTGATGCGCCAGCACCCAGTCTGCGGGGTACATGGTACCATTCCTGGCCGCGAATGGTAGCACTAAGACGTAGATTCGGTTGGTAGCGGAGTAAGCGACGCGGTAGTAATGTCCTTTAGTGGCTCGTTCCCAGACGAAGCCGTCCGTGTCGGCCCCGCCGCGCTGCAGCCAGGTTACGCGGGATACGTCAGAGGCGTGGATGCCTATCTCGACGTATTCTGCCCAAGGGAGTAGGTCACCACTGCAATACATTACATAACTTAATTACTAAGGTAGTCAGGGAATTTTCGTGTTTTAAAAATTCcttaataggtttttttttcaaattgttctttttgtactctgatcctatctgcctTGAGTCCTTGAGGCTAggtaatagatagatatatctataattatataaatttataGATATTGTTAACAATATCTGTACAGGTATAGGTATGCCCAATACAATATTGTAACATAAATGCGattcaatattttataaaacaaagcatAGATAACATCCACTAAAATAGTTTAGAGACCGAACTTAATCTGAATTAGGCTTGTAAGTCGACTTCATAATTACGTTCGACTATATCATTAATATAGCACAAGGCCCTAGTGACAGGAGCACAGTCCCCAATATTCGTTCTCGAGGGCAACACCTGGGACATTTGCGGCCTCCCCGCCTTGGTCTCTAACGTCGCGTCTCTAGGCACTTTCAAGTGTAACGCGTCAAGTATCTGAGGGTTACGAATCATTCCTCTAAATATCTTAAAGACATATAAAACCAAAGCCGGATTTTGTCTAATATATGTATAGGCAACTGACCGTATAACAGCGCCTAGTAGTGACGTGGTCTCGAGCCAGCAACGCGCGCCGGCCTGCAACAACGCGCGCAACACATGGCCCGCCGCGCGCCGCATGTTGCGGCGACAGCACGGGGGCGTGTTACGGCCGGAGAGGATGTAAGATGGAGTGCCTTGTACTGCTGGGAAGCAGCGCTGTAAAGATTGTATATCCTAATAGTTAGACCACCTATTGATTGCCACCTAACAATCATGGTCTACATAGTAAGATTCATGTGTACTAAATCTACTTAGGTAACATAAGTTACGCAGTGCTCAGATGTACTTGCAAAATTTCactatttttattgttaggtaaaaaataatggtACAGGCAACAGTACACCCACAAACATTTGTCTCAATGCCAAGTTTTCACAGTACATCACAATGTTGACTTGTATTTTTTACTACACTATAAACTATTAACAAAATGATTAATGTTATTTAAGACCAAATTGATAAAAGGTACAGTGAACCATGCATCTAATCCTGTCTTCACTTGAATAAGGGAACATTACTGTAGTAATGTTGATGAATGTAAATGCCTGACTTGGTTACAGGCTACATGCCATTATTTTGGataattcataattatcttAAAATCAAAAGCTATGCTCACCTGTGTTTCCCTCTTACATCCAAACCACTGCACCCTGCCATCTTCCCTAACCACAGCCTTCACCCCGAGTTGCTTGTACAGGGCCACTCGGTGATCCCGCATATGACGGGATGCCTTCTGTTTGGCCGCCGGTGACTTGAGGACACTCCGTCCTATACCCAACTTACTGTCCAATATTTGTACCtaaaatgtaacaataaaaaattaaaagaatttatttaacttcctaaaactaagtaaaaaaatctaagtttaagaaaaacattataaaatggaatatttcatttttaagcacagtctttatttaattacaatttaaaatatagcCAATTGAAACAATACCCCAAATAACAGTGTATAATTTCAGTTTATTTACCTTCACATTTTTCACCACAGATTGTAGATAGAGTGCCTCAGGAAAGGGAAGTGTAAATGGGTCAGGCAATGTATGTAATAGTGCCGTCCTCAACAAAAGTGCATGTTGCCCGTGCACAGCATCACAAAGCTTGCCCGATACATCCTTACTGTACTGCAAGGTCCAGTCTTCATACTTCCACTTAACTTGCTGGCATATAAGGCGAGAGCTGCCTACTCCTATAGCTATAGCGTGAGTTGGATAAGTCGTgatggccgccgccgccgcctgcaGCGTTCGGCGCACCGCTCGGGTAGCATCAGGTACAAACAGCACAAATTCAGTCGATACATACGAAAGAGGCTTCAATTCCCGCGGCGAAGCGTTTAGTCGCAATTCCAAAGACACTACCTTCACGTTACGAAGCGTTTCGTTTGAGGCGGAAAATGGGAATGGAGGATACGGAGTGCTTTCAGACACGACCACCACGGGCATGTTAGGGAAGGCAGAAACGAACGACTGCACACTATCTGCGACGTCATTATCAAATTCCTCGAATTGACGAAACACAACAGTCAACAATTTAGATACGTGGCGAGACGGGCGAGGGTGCACGTTTGAAGACACAGTCGCTGGATTTTCTGGATAAATTCTATATTGAGGAAACAAATAAGCGAATACGGAAACAATCGCTATAATGGTCAAAATTACATAGAGTTTGAATGTTAGACGGCAACGGAGAAAACGATAGAGCATTATTTTCATTCATAAAGTAAATCATttcattgataattttatttttaacacaaTAATCGAACAATTCGACAAAACAACGCGCGCGCACAACATTCAAAAAAATTGACAGGTGGTgacattacatttttctttttttgttgccATTTCTGATAGTTTTAGCTGTTGTTGTATTCGTCAGCTCGCTTGGTCATCATCggtgaataatgaaatgaacaaaaaaaaacctgtacAACCAAGGTAAAAACAAATTCTTCACataattattttgacttttcaTAATCTCATTTGTCCACCCGTCCACCCGCTAAACTCACCGACTTATTTACAAACGAGGCCTAGCTCAGCAAAATCTAGTTTTTTTGCGATAGTAACATTGTTTGCTACGTCAGTTTTTACATTCGTCAAAATCACGATTTTTGGTTTTCTGTTTagcaaaaattataaaagaatcGAGAAAAAATGGACGAAAATAAAGACTTTGAACCACTGGAACCATCACTAAGGAATGTAGTTGACCAGACCACCCTGCGATGGATTTTCGTGGGCGGAAAAGGCGGCGTTGGCAAAACAACATGCAGGTAACATAGCATGTGATTTTACAGTAATTTTCGTGTAAATTGCTACTAATTATCAAAGAAGTAATGTTTAAAAATGCCGTTACAGTTGCAGCTTGGCGGTTCAACTCTCCAAGGTCCGAGAATCAGTTCTTATTATATCCACTGATCCGGCGCATAACATTTCTGATGCCTTTGACCAGAAATTTTCTAAGGTACCTAGATACCCTAATTTACTTCCTTTGCCATACAACTTTCGTGTATTCCAATTTCCGTCAATCGCATAACTGGTTTAGGTATGTCACAATCCAATTTGATTCTTACAaagatctaattttatttcaggtgCCAACTAAAGTGAAGGGCTTCGACAACCTATTTGCCATGGAAATTGACCCTAATGTTGGTCTCAATGAGCTTCCAGAGGAATACTTTGAGGGGGAGACAGAGGCAATGCGATTAGGTAAAGGAGTCATGCAAGAAATTGTAGGAGCCTTCCCCGGTATTGATGAGGCTATGAGCTATGCAGAGGTGAGATGGAACTTCAGTCTTATATGAATTATCATCTTTGAAAATAATCTATAATAACTTAGTGACTCATAACTTTAATAGCAAGTCATTGTAGCATTTCTTTAAATTTCTTGTGTCATATCTACTGGTACATGTGGTAGAAGGAAGTTTTAgaatgggcagagccataaggtgcaatattacaaataacaatCCTACTTATTGATCTTTTTTTCGTGctcatttcaaatcaaatcaaatatactttattgcacagaactaaaatttcaacaatcagacataacacatgaaaacagtacaatttgggcggccttattgctctagagcaatttcttccaggcaaccaccaaaaggaaacaaacatttgcaaacaacttggatgcgggacatCAACCAACCAACctattatttaaattcaaatcaacaatttatttcacacaatttctaaattcataatttataatattaatgttaaacATATAATAACAGTTGAATCTGTTTCTGTACAAAGGCAATAAACTGATTTGAAATTCTATTCACAAATCTAAAAATCAATACTTTTCGACAGGTCATGAAATTGGTGAAAGGCATGAACTTCAGTGCCGTCGTGTTTGACACAGCTCCAACAGGACACACGCTGCGTCTGCTCTCATTCCCGCAGGTTGTAGAGAAGGGTCTGGGTAAACTGATGCGCTTGAAGTCAAAGGTAATATTGTCTCCCTCTTTTCTGCCTTCAATGTCTTTTTACTGCACTTTGCTTATAGTAACTTCTGCAATAACTAGAAACCGATTAATTAATAatcataatgaataaataatatggcaggaaaattaccttttttactaaacagttttttttagttatttgaaagaaagaaagaaacatttattacttctggacaccacagacacagatagacaggtacattacattcaacacaggacagaaaccacacggaaatcaatacacagaaaaaaagaaaccaatatcaaaaataattaacaaaaaaaaagagaaacaaACCAAAACAACAACCACCACCAATACAATTACATAGTACCTAAAAAAAGTTgaaatgtaaatataatgttgAGTCTATAGTCTCCTTGTCAATTACCTTATTAATTCCCACTACTTTAGCAGTTTATAATACCTACAGACTGATTTGAACTCTGTAATCATTTAGGAATTGTTACCTTTGTCAAGTATTGTAAATTATGATCATATAGgtaaatctatttttttacttCCAGGTGGCTCCATTCATAAACCAAGTGGCAACTCTATTTGGGCTGGCAGAGTTCAACTCAGACATGTTCAGCAGCAAAATGGATGAGATGCTCTCAGTCATCAGACAAGTAAACGCACAGTTCAAGGACCCGAATCAGACAACCTTTGTGTGCGTGTGCATTGCGGAGTTCCTCTCATTGTACGAGACCGAGCGTCTAGTACAAGAGCTCACACGATGCGGTATCGACACGCACAACATTATCGTAAACCAGTTGCTCATGCGCACTTCGGCGCCTTGTGAGCTTTGCGCCGCGCGGCACAAGGTCCAAGAGAAGTATCTAGAACAAATCGCCGATCTTTACGAGGACTTCCACGTCACTAAGCTCCCTCTGCTAGACAAAGAGGTCCGAGGCGCCGATGCCGTCAACTCTTTCTCCGAACATCTTCTCAAGCCCTACGATCCGACGAAGCCGTCGTCGTAAACTCTCTGCTTGATGTGGTTGGCTCTATGGTTGTCAATTTGTGGGTATGGAAATTCTTCATCCAACTGCTGCTGGTAATAACTCAGTGAAGGTGCTAAATGTCTCAGGCTTGTATGACATCCCTTGGCTGTGTGACTAATTCCATTTAGTAATTTTGATAGTAATAGTCACATTTTTAGAAACTGTTCTGTTTATGAAATGGTGGTCGATCACAAATGATTGTATAGTTATTCCAAAGTGATTACATAAATGTAATATATTTCATGAAgtcttttaattaaataaaacttattgtatgctataaatactttatttaaaatcatagaaaatttaaaatacctactttacaatttgtaataatttattatctaatgacttttaatatttataatgaacTTGAAATGcataaacattatatttattgctATAACACGTAAGGCATgatttatataaaacaatactgCATTGGTATGTATTACGATTATGACTGGAGTATTATACCTTAATGTCTTGGtcgttattttaatttcaatcatagtattttttttaatatatacaatATTGTATAAAAAGTAAGAATAAACAACAAAGTAGTGCTGTGCACGTGATAGTCGAACTGGTTATGGACCCTACAACAAATAGTTGGTATAAAACTGAAAAGTGCCAAAAAATAGAAGTTCTTCCTATTTCTATGGAAAACGCATGTTACGCCTaggatgtatattttttaatttctgataTCGTTTATTTGTACACGATGATTGTAAGCAACCACTTACAATACTCTATAAAGCATAACATTAACTATAATTTCAAGTAAAATTCAACATGTTTcaatataacaatataaaagCCTGCACTGGCAGTGTTTGTTCATTTCATACCAAACAAGTCTATCAGTATAAATTACTTTGGATAGACATCACTCAAAAGTCAAAACTCGACACACAAGAGACCTTATAACTTGATAAGATAATTTATCGATAttcttctgtttattttgagcTGCAAAAATAAGCGCATCGATTGTACTCttaggctacgttcacacggcgTTATATTTCCCGTATAACGTATAAGACATTTTATCGAATTTAGCAGtagcaatataaaaacattgttcACACGGAGTCTTGAATGGAATGCGGAAATATAAAACCTAGTTTACGTCATAGTGGAAATGTAATGCCGTGGTCagccgtgttgctctatgtctaCTGTTGTCGACAGGAACGGATCCAGCTTTTGTTGTCAGAGGATGGAGGGGGGGAATCCACCCGTTCACAGGCAACCTATCTCCGTACAGAAttaagataaaattgcagtgccCACCCAAGACCCACTCTGTCACCCTGTCGGTCCCTCCGTGACAGGTCATGACCCTCACGCCCATGGTTGCCAATAGCTCATTTAGATCAATAATATTGTCACAAAGCAATACTATTCTAATTATTGCAAGGACTATCGAGCTATCGACAACCATTAGTCTTCCTTCATGTATCGATAGTAAGCAACGGTACTTTATGCAAATACCGTTGAAAGCAAAATATCCACTTGAGTATAGTGTATTGAGTATGCATGTATAAGATCTCTTCACACCGAGTTACACAACCAATAGCAAAACCCGTAAATCACAACACAAATATGAACGTTCCATCGCGAACAACAAATTACAATATGTAACATTCGCACTAGTCTCACTTGTACTTTAAAAAAACGCTAAAATATCAACAGTCCGTCAAAGCGACATTGTAAATCGACAAGTTTACACTTAGCTTATATACTCACAAAATGCATCATAAACATAAGCAcagtatatcccaatggggtagtcagaggtaccctttattctcactagttcgattcattagttcgatcgtcgaactattgagaattatttttctcattGCATCCCTAAATGCATCCACAATAAATACATCCTGCAAGATCTGAAGCTACAAACTGTGAAGCAAGAAACCGCTACCCGTAGCCAAAACTACCAGAAAAAACTAACTTGTCATGTCAACTCTCTGGCTGCTGACTTATCGGGGTCCGGAAGTATTGTTTACACAAGACTTAAGAGAAACAGTGTTTCATCTTTAATAAACAGATTTCCTGCTGAAAAGTGAGACCGATCAGTGGATCATTTCTCACAGTTACAAAGACCAAATACAGGAGAAACCAAACAAAGAAGCAGCTAAATGTCCATGATGACAGATTGCTGTGTTGAGCAGGATacataaaagagaaaaaaaaaaagttcgatcgtcgaactagtgagaatatCCATCGTaggatgaattaagtacccatacctcacagttttccatacaaaacacCAATGATAAAGGAACACTTACGTGGAAAATGGGTTTGaagcaagtttttttttctgtttttcacAACTATTTTTGATGTACAAACTtgatttcatcatcatccccctagcattatcctgtttttcacagggtccgcttacctaacctgaatctttgacaggtccgattttttacagaagcgactacctatctgacctttcaacaTTAGATTTCGTCAAAACAtgagaaaaatattattcaaactAAAGAATAAGGTAAACTTGTCGATTTTCAATAGTATTTACATCAAGCCAGAGTAAAATGGAGGAAGCACTCAATCGTAAACTAGTTAAATAAGCGTCGAGCTTCTAAAATGAGTCATATTTTGTGAAGCTAGACAGTTGACATTAGTCAATTCTAAAATtataggtgtttttttttaactctgAATGGTGCCAATTCGGGCAACCgtcaacttaatttgacaggactaaaactagctccatctctttcttgtacttattgtaagtgaaggacggcactagtttaaaagctgtcaaactaatTAAGTTTGTGTCTGCCAAAACTGGCACCATTGTCGATCGAATGATCGAAGTTTGCGGTATATATCGCGTCTATGTAGACAGTCTGTGCCATGCAGTCCTCTGCTGAGTTGACCCAACAGCAATTATACATAAACGGCCTGGAGTCCCACAGGCCTCTCAATCAACTTATTACACTCTAGCCTTGCAAACTCTAAGATTATGTCTTGATAACACAGACTGCTTCGTTCGACcgcccatggtataagaaaatcaggtatgctcgaaactgacagctaacatttcaaggtcagCCCAGCTgtcgtcatcccgccctgtattgccatttcgtaataaataaattacccacgaccaatgtttttatatttactttgcaatgaaattttgaacttttagtaaattatttatttacagttcaattttttttatatatgagacaagtaatagtaattaaatacattagtcagtaaattcattttaattttcaataataaaatttacatccttgcaatgttggagataccattTTAATggcaacacttacgtcatcaaagggctatcAATGGCGGCTTGCCATAGGATCGAGCAttcctggttttcttatatcatGCGACCGCCTATATACCGAATAAAAACATCAACTAAACAATTTGTCCCCTCCATCCCCCCTGCGCCCCCATCAGTGACTGCGTCAGTGTCAACTGCTGCGGTGGTCGGCGGGCAGCTGGTgcgccgccagcgccgcgcccAGCACGCAGCCCAGCAGCGCGGCCGCGCACGCGCCGCACTCGAACAGCAGCTTCGGGGTGAACACGCCCCAGATCATCAGGTGCCGGCAGTGGATTGTTGCTGATATCGCGCACGCGAACACCTGCAAAAATGACAAGTTGAAACCAGGGAttttatggatatgaaatttcggatacggatttaagaCTTCTTTATACTTTTAAGATTCAGCATGTAACCTTAAAATGTACCcaatattcttttatttgaaataaacagttttaatttttttttttttaagaatgattattataccggatattaaattatttcagATTATCCGTTAGTGTTAATgttaaagtggttttatttataactataagttatattatatgacgacaaaagaagaaataagAAACAATGCCCGCGGCTTCTGTCTCGGCACTGGCAGCGGCCAGCCGATCAAAACAACTCCCTGGTTGCTCCCGAACATCCCTGGTTGAAACGTACGTCAGCTAGGTATAGTCTGATCCATTGAAGTGGTCAGGGTGGGGTAGCTGCCCCTCTAGTGGTTTGGTTTGCTCATGGTTAGTAGTGCGCAAGCGCGCGCCAGCATTCCACTGTCCCGATCGCCTCTTCGCCGCATTTAGTCGCATACCGCATTATATCGCTCTAGAAAATGTCGGTCCTGGCTATTGCTGcctaaggcagttttaaaaagtaagaaaggggaaaTCTTTGGTGCGACCGACAGGTCGgtgagaggattttgttaaaatataaggtgtaaagatatttaataaggagtaaagatatttaaaatatcccgtgttatttctatatcccacaatttAGTCTAGTCTCGTTATCGATTGTTGAAACAAGAAAAACattagtatcgatagtattgctgtGCTCGGCAACGCACCAGCGCAGTCAGAACCATTTGACTGACTGAAAAGGACAGAAGCATAGGAAATTGCGATGCGGTGCGGCCAGATGTAGTTCAAACCTTAAGTAACTCACCCTGACAACGAAGCAGAGCGCGAACTTGAGGCACAGCGTGAAGACAGCGGCGAGCTGCGTGCGCGCACCCAGCTGCGAGCGGCCGCATAGCACCAGCAGCGGCACCGCCGCGCCGAACATCAGCGGCATGCCTGCACACATGTTGCTTGGTATAGAATAATACCacgtaaagaacggcaactttccgctccccaccagcggctgagctaggtttacctcaccccctcgttCTGAGAGTGTATGGTCTCAGAAGGAtatatgtaatattaaatactgggtgttagtaatAACgtacgtaacgaatactgaggggaatgattcagctcatggttccgagttaatatcatgcggtattttccgtcgcaattttttttaactcttATATTTTTGTGATGAAAAATTATGCTTGATAAAAActcgtgaaaattttagtgtttttattttaaattattttcagttccatactttcgtgacggaaaattctatttgatatcaacacggaatcatccctcaaagctttccttatgatgttactaacaccctgtacatctaATAGTAGTTAAAGCTGACTAACACAACTTACCAAAGAGATCAAGGAACACCAGAGACCCGGTGACGTAGGGGGCCACATTGAATGGCGAGTCTGGTAAGTAGTGGGGGTCTCCGGCGTGGAAGGCGGGGGACCAGCGCACGTGGCCCAGTGTCGCGTGGTGGCCCATGCCGTAGAACTGGTAAGACGCTAGTAACGCCCACAGGCAAGCCACGCTTGAACTGCACCGAGTTGATATTGCTGTAAGGAGGTTGGTTAGATTTTTAAGTTGAAATATTTCTATTGGCAAAGGGCTCACGAATACATGGAAGTAACACTATATTCTGACTGCAATATAGAGTCATTGTAATCGGCTATTCTATAAAGTTacacaagtatttttataaggtgaccttcaaaatgtattttttatagctATTTGATAAGACACCTCAATGAAAGTTACTTACAATAATATAGTAGTACATTTTAGTTgggtattataaaatatacttacagaatTTAATTGTTCCGTCACTCTTCAAGGAGGACACCATGTTGAGCGCCAGGAACGCTGACACCAGCGCAAGCGCCGCCGCCGGTGCAAACGAGGCTCCGAGCACCAGCGTGTTCGCTATGTACAACAGCAGGCCGCACGCTATCAGCGGTAACGTCGGACCGCTCCTATCCTTCCGCCAAAGAAGGGCGAACATCGCCGCCAACACCAGCCAAGCGCCCCGAGCCAACAGTCGCGAACGAGCAGGCGAACCCAACGAGCCCCAACCAACGGCCCAATGCGCGCAAGCAAACAATCCAGCCAACACAATACCATGCCCGCGCCAGCCAATATGCCGTCTGGCTACCGCCACGACCGCGGCCATTGACCCCAGAGCCAGTACTAGCGCCAGTCTCGAAGCCTGCCCACTATTCACCCCGCCCCCCGAAGTCCAACAATCTCCTTGCTCTTCTCTACAACCCCTATACAGCCGCGAGAGTCCCAGAATAATACCGCATCCCACCCATATAACTAACGCCTTCACTGTCCCCACATTCCACGCCATAAGTGCTAACACAGTCAGAGTCAGATACGAGAGACCCGCACCCTCTTCAATAACGTAGCTATTTGATGCTAACACAGCGGCCGAGCCAACAAGAGCCGCTCGCGAAAACCGCTCATAAAATAGAGATCTTCCTTCGTACCACCTCTGACTAATACCATCCCAAtgcattattattaatgtacaTATCACTGCGCCGGACACTAAACCGGTGCTTAATATTACAGCATGTTCTAAATCTTCAATAATCTCCATATAATAACCAGTATAACAAAGTCCTACACATACAGCCATTGATATATATCCTGTAGGAACGAAGGAGCTGGCGAAAACGCTTGGCAGACGCTCCATGGGAAGGCCTTCAGTGATCAGCCAGTTAAAGAAGATGGCCAATAGAAGGAGCAACAATGCTCTAAGCATGGAAAGGGAATCGAATTCTACCCAAACTTCACGAAAAACGCTGCGTATATTGTCAATGAGTATTCTGAAACAAAAAAGAACTCGATTAAACACAGCGCCGACAAATTAAATGTTCTGGAAATAAAAGCTAATGGTGAAAAACGCCATAAAATACTACTAGCGATAAGAGTGATAAAAACTAATACattctgtaggtaacatagttacattttgaatcgtaatttttacataatgactGTCTcatcctaaaactactgctgctTCTGACAACCTGCATGGCCGGTGAAAAGAGGCTGCAAGAAATACCTCGGCAAAGGGCCTTAGACAttctcaaaaataaaataaaaaattaatatcATTGGCAATCATTTTTACACATTTTGCTGGCTGTGAATCAGATCTTACCTAACTTCAGATACATAGTTGTTGAGGTCATCAGGTGTCTGTACTCCCGACGATTTACTAAGTTGGTCCCTAGTAGCGTTAATTAATTGAGCGAGCTTCTCCAGAGGAATTTGTTGAGATTCTTCTCCATAACGCACGAGGTAGTTTGTTATCTGGAAATAATCACAATTCTGATAATGATATCATACTCTATACTCTTATCAATATACATAATCTAGGAGGTATATATGTCACTTGTGCATTCACACTACGGTTTTTATATTAGTCAGTTAATTTATTGTGAGGGTCTAaacaggccacattgaagcatttcatctaaaaagcaatattgcaatttgacatttaagtaattaaaagtaattggccaatgtcaacaaatgtcaaatagcaatattgctgttttggATGAATAGCTTCAATATTAcatggaataaaaaataaatgaataaattttgTCCCTACTTAATATTATCAAACACACTGAGAATTTTAGACATATAAACAGATTTAGGTGTGGTAAATTGTTGTATAGGCAGACAGAAAAAATACGCGAAAGTACAATCCAAtataaacgtcaaaaaatacaaatatgtcTTGGTAAAATCAAAGAGcaataattaatatacatattaatataaaCCTCACCTGTTTCAAATTATTGGTAACAAGCAGAAGTGTTTCAGTGGACGGCATAGCTGGCAGGATTGGAAAGAGGAGGTTGCCTAGCGACGGCGCGGGCGGAGGCCTGCCTAGGGCTGCGCTCACTGTCGGTGCCAGGTCTGTCTGCTGTACCTCCTTGCCTGTTTCTATGTCTGCCTCATTCCCTCCCAGACCTAGCCCTCTGTACGCAAACA
It contains:
- the LOC126374664 gene encoding GPI ethanolamine phosphate transferase 3 isoform X1 is translated as MREKWNFILYLVWFSYLILSAILMFGHGFLLSRKTLSDVSECVPLNKFNCDGREIGNSTYYSSCTNDVKIRRILANPGVPVVCAPTRHRVLFVLVDALRYDFTDYDEGLEKPLHYQNKLPVLRETLARWPERTRLFRFMADPPTTTLQRVKALVTGSLPTFIDASSNFAAMELQEDNIIDQVTKSGGRAVLLGDDTWSRLMPGKWLRSHAQYSFHTWDLDTVDLEVDSKIYDELKKDDWDLLVAHYLGVDHAGHRYGPNHPEMARKLNETNNRLQKILKILPPDVLLYVVGDHGMTDSDSQEWKDSSGDHGGESRAERTAGLFAYRGLGLGGNEADIETGKEVQQTDLAPTVSAALGRPPPAPSLGNLLFPILPAMPSTETLLLVTNNLKQITNYLVRYGEESQQIPLEKLAQLINATRDQLSKSSGVQTPDDLNNYVSEVRILIDNIRSVFREVWVEFDSLSMLRALLLLLLAIFFNWLITEGLPMERLPSVFASSFVPTGYISMAVCVGLCYTGYYMEIIEDLEHAVILSTGLVSGAVICTLIIMHWDGISQRWYEGRSLFYERFSRAALVGSAAVLASNSYVIEEGAGLSYLTLTVLALMAWNVGTVKALVIWVGCGIILGLSRLYRGCREEQGDCWTSGGGVNSGQASRLALVLALGSMAAVVAVARRHIGWRGHGIVLAGLFACAHWAVGWGSLGSPARSRLLARGAWLVLAAMFALLWRKDRSGPTLPLIACGLLLYIANTLVLGASFAPAAALALVSAFLALNMVSSLKSDGTIKFSISTRCSSSVACLWALLASYQFYGMGHHATLGHVRWSPAFHAGDPHYLPDSPFNVAPYVTGSLVFLDLFGMPLMFGAAVPLLVLCGRSQLGARTQLAAVFTLCLKFALCFVVRVFACAISATIHCRHLMIWGVFTPKLLFECGACAAALLGCVLGAALAAHQLPADHRSS
- the LOC126374664 gene encoding GPI ethanolamine phosphate transferase 3 isoform X2, whose translation is MREKWNFILYLVWFSYLILSAILMFGHGFLLSRKTLSDVSECVPLNKFNCDGREIGNSTYYSSCTNDVKIRRILANPGVPVVCAPTRHRVLFVLVDALRYDFTDYDEGLEKPLHYQNKLPVLRETLARWPERTRLFRFMADPPTTTLQRVKALVTGSLPTFIDASSNFAAMELQEDNIIDQVTKSGGRAVLLGDDTWSRLMPGKWLRSHAQYSFHTWDLDTVDLEVDSKIYDELKKDDWDLLVAHYLGVDHAGHRYGPNHPEMARKLNETNNRLQKILKILPPDVLLYVVGDHGMTDSGDHGGESRAERTAGLFAYRGLGLGGNEADIETGKEVQQTDLAPTVSAALGRPPPAPSLGNLLFPILPAMPSTETLLLVTNNLKQITNYLVRYGEESQQIPLEKLAQLINATRDQLSKSSGVQTPDDLNNYVSEVRILIDNIRSVFREVWVEFDSLSMLRALLLLLLAIFFNWLITEGLPMERLPSVFASSFVPTGYISMAVCVGLCYTGYYMEIIEDLEHAVILSTGLVSGAVICTLIIMHWDGISQRWYEGRSLFYERFSRAALVGSAAVLASNSYVIEEGAGLSYLTLTVLALMAWNVGTVKALVIWVGCGIILGLSRLYRGCREEQGDCWTSGGGVNSGQASRLALVLALGSMAAVVAVARRHIGWRGHGIVLAGLFACAHWAVGWGSLGSPARSRLLARGAWLVLAAMFALLWRKDRSGPTLPLIACGLLLYIANTLVLGASFAPAAALALVSAFLALNMVSSLKSDGTIKFSISTRCSSSVACLWALLASYQFYGMGHHATLGHVRWSPAFHAGDPHYLPDSPFNVAPYVTGSLVFLDLFGMPLMFGAAVPLLVLCGRSQLGARTQLAAVFTLCLKFALCFVVRVFACAISATIHCRHLMIWGVFTPKLLFECGACAAALLGCVLGAALAAHQLPADHRSS